One Glutamicibacter halophytocola DNA segment encodes these proteins:
- a CDS encoding helix-turn-helix transcriptional regulator — protein MTEPDAQRSNIKDFLTSRRARLRPEEVGLPAGNRRRVPGLRREEVAVLAGVSPEWYARLEKGNIAGVSEDVLTAVASALQLNEEERIYLFELAHTAKGSARKPARRKKAGPIAEPVQWFLDSATLSAGFARNGRLDVVASNELGRALHAPMFNSATTVANGYANFARFHFLDPAAKDFFLDWEGGAAATAALLRAEAGREPNDKALHDLIGELSTLSEDFRTLWATHNIRFTHEGTKRIQHPVVGRLDLAYRSFDITQVPRASHEMSIYVAQPGSPSEEGLKMLSSWALTTSTEPTAKA, from the coding sequence ATGACCGAACCCGATGCCCAGCGCAGCAATATTAAAGATTTCTTGACCAGCCGCCGCGCGAGGCTGCGTCCGGAGGAAGTCGGATTGCCGGCCGGCAACCGCAGAAGAGTGCCGGGACTGCGCCGGGAAGAAGTGGCTGTGCTCGCCGGGGTCAGCCCCGAATGGTACGCCCGGTTGGAAAAGGGCAATATCGCCGGTGTCTCGGAAGATGTGTTGACAGCAGTGGCCTCTGCGCTTCAGCTGAATGAGGAAGAACGCATCTATCTCTTCGAACTGGCGCACACGGCCAAAGGCAGTGCACGAAAGCCGGCACGGCGGAAGAAAGCCGGACCCATTGCAGAGCCGGTTCAATGGTTCTTGGATTCGGCGACGCTCTCGGCCGGATTTGCGCGCAATGGACGCCTTGATGTGGTTGCGTCGAACGAGCTGGGCCGGGCACTGCATGCGCCGATGTTCAATAGCGCGACCACGGTTGCCAATGGGTACGCGAATTTTGCGCGCTTCCACTTTTTAGATCCGGCAGCCAAGGACTTCTTCCTTGACTGGGAAGGCGGAGCGGCGGCTACCGCGGCACTCTTGCGCGCAGAGGCAGGGCGGGAACCGAATGACAAGGCGCTGCATGATCTGATCGGGGAACTCTCCACGCTCAGCGAAGACTTTCGTACCCTGTGGGCCACCCACAACATCAGATTCACCCATGAAGGCACCAAGCGAATTCAACATCCTGTGGTCGGCCGGCTGGATCTGGCCTATCGTTCCTTCGACATTACCCAGGTGCCGCGGGCCAGCCACGAAATGAGCATCTATGTTGCCCAGCCAGGAAGCCCGAGTGAAGAAGGACTCAAGATGCTCTCCAGCTGGGCGCTGACAACCAGCACCGAGCCAACGGCAAAAGCCTAG
- a CDS encoding polyribonucleotide nucleotidyltransferase: MEGPEIQFAEAQIDNGRYGTRTIRFETGRLAKQAAGSAMVYIDDETALLSATTAGKHPREGFDFFPLTVDVEERMYAAGRIPGSFFRREGRPSTEAILACRLMDRPLRPAFVKGLRNEVQVVVTVLSIEPDELYDVVAINASSMSTQLSGLPFSGPIGGVRVALVDDGNGAQWVAFPRHSELKNAVFNMVVAGRIAGDDVAIMMVEAEATDNAWELIKERGAQAPTEEVVAEGLEAAKPFIKVLCEAQADLASRAAKETVEFPVFRDYEEDAFAAVEAAASTRLAEIYTIADKQERDNAAGAYKDEVLASLAGEGNAFEGRDGEISKAFGAVTKHIVRQRILTDQVRIDGRGLADIRQLSAEVEVLPRVHGSAIFERGETQIMGVTTLNMLKMEQQIDSLSPVKSKRYMHNYNFPPYSTGETGRVGSPKRREIGHGALAERALVPVLPSREEFPYAIRQVSEALGSNGSTSMGSVCASTLSLLNAGVPLKAAVAGIAMGLVSDTVDGETRYAALTDILGAEDAMGDMDFKVAGTSEFVTAIQLDTKLDGIPASVLAAALTQAREARLHILNVLNQAIDTPDELNVNAPRIISVKIPVDKIGEVIGPKGKMINQIQEDTGADISIEDDGTVLIGATNGESAEAARSAINAIANPQVPEVGERYLGTVVKLTTFGAFVSLTPGKDGLLHISELRKINDGKRVEDVEDVVGVGQKLQVEITKIDDRGKLSLAPVVEEEAEEAVAAE, from the coding sequence ATGGAGGGTCCAGAAATCCAATTCGCCGAAGCGCAGATCGACAACGGTCGCTACGGCACCCGCACCATCCGCTTCGAAACCGGCCGCCTTGCCAAGCAGGCTGCTGGGTCGGCCATGGTCTACATCGACGACGAGACTGCACTGCTCTCGGCAACCACCGCAGGCAAGCACCCGCGCGAGGGCTTCGACTTCTTCCCACTGACCGTGGACGTCGAAGAGCGCATGTACGCAGCCGGCCGCATCCCGGGCAGCTTCTTCCGCCGCGAAGGCCGCCCATCGACCGAGGCCATCCTGGCTTGCCGCCTGATGGACCGCCCGCTGCGCCCAGCCTTCGTCAAGGGCCTGCGCAACGAGGTCCAGGTTGTCGTCACCGTCCTGTCCATCGAGCCAGATGAGCTGTACGACGTTGTAGCAATCAACGCTTCCTCGATGTCCACCCAGCTTTCGGGCCTGCCATTCTCCGGCCCAATCGGCGGCGTTCGCGTTGCACTGGTTGACGACGGAAACGGCGCGCAGTGGGTTGCCTTCCCACGCCACTCCGAGCTGAAGAACGCTGTCTTCAACATGGTTGTTGCCGGCCGCATCGCTGGCGACGACGTTGCCATCATGATGGTGGAAGCTGAAGCTACCGACAACGCTTGGGAACTGATCAAGGAACGCGGCGCCCAGGCACCAACCGAAGAGGTTGTTGCAGAAGGCCTTGAGGCTGCCAAGCCATTCATCAAGGTCCTGTGCGAGGCCCAGGCTGACCTGGCTTCCCGCGCTGCCAAGGAAACCGTTGAGTTCCCAGTCTTCCGCGATTACGAAGAAGATGCCTTCGCCGCTGTCGAGGCTGCTGCTTCGACCCGCCTGGCAGAGATCTACACCATCGCTGACAAGCAGGAACGCGACAACGCTGCCGGCGCCTACAAGGACGAGGTCCTTGCTTCGCTGGCTGGCGAAGGCAACGCCTTCGAAGGCCGCGACGGTGAAATCTCCAAGGCTTTCGGTGCTGTTACCAAGCACATCGTGCGCCAGCGCATCCTGACCGACCAGGTCCGCATCGACGGACGTGGACTGGCTGACATCCGCCAGCTCTCAGCCGAGGTCGAGGTTCTGCCTCGCGTGCACGGTTCGGCCATCTTCGAGCGCGGCGAAACCCAGATCATGGGCGTCACCACCTTGAACATGCTGAAGATGGAGCAGCAGATCGACTCGCTCTCCCCAGTGAAGTCCAAGCGCTACATGCACAACTACAACTTCCCTCCATACTCGACCGGTGAAACCGGCCGTGTTGGTTCGCCTAAGCGCCGCGAAATCGGCCACGGCGCGCTGGCCGAGCGTGCACTGGTTCCAGTGCTGCCAAGCCGCGAGGAATTCCCCTACGCAATCCGCCAGGTCTCCGAGGCATTGGGCTCCAACGGCTCGACCTCCATGGGCTCGGTTTGCGCTTCGACCCTGTCGCTGCTGAACGCCGGCGTGCCGCTGAAGGCTGCCGTTGCAGGTATCGCTATGGGCCTGGTTTCGGACACCGTTGACGGCGAAACCCGTTACGCTGCCCTGACCGATATCCTCGGCGCCGAAGATGCCATGGGCGACATGGACTTCAAGGTTGCAGGTACCTCCGAGTTCGTTACCGCGATCCAGCTGGACACCAAGCTGGATGGCATTCCAGCTTCGGTTCTGGCCGCTGCGCTGACCCAGGCTCGCGAAGCACGTCTGCACATCCTGAACGTGCTGAACCAGGCCATCGACACCCCGGATGAGCTGAACGTCAACGCTCCGCGAATCATCTCCGTGAAGATTCCAGTGGATAAGATTGGCGAGGTCATCGGCCCTAAGGGCAAGATGATCAACCAGATCCAGGAAGACACCGGCGCTGACATCTCGATCGAGGATGACGGCACCGTGCTGATCGGCGCAACCAACGGCGAGTCCGCTGAAGCTGCCCGTTCGGCCATCAACGCCATCGCCAACCCTCAGGTTCCTGAGGTCGGCGAGCGTTACCTGGGTACCGTCGTGAAGCTGACCACCTTCGGTGCGTTCGTTTCGCTGACCCCTGGCAAGGACGGTCTGCTGCACATCTCCGAGCTGCGCAAGATCAACGATGGCAAGCGCGTTGAAGACGTTGAAGACGTCGTCGGCGTTGGCCAGAAGCTGCAGGTGGAGATCACCAAGATTGATGACCGCGGCAAGCTGTCGCTGGCACCAGTCGTGGAAGAAGAAGCCGAAGAAGCAGTTGCTGCTGAGTAG
- a CDS encoding short-chain fatty acid transporter: MSVPSTKRGGTVASRAMRPVNNLVEKFIPSALVFAIVLTFIVAILALLATDSNPVLIVQSWGDGLAGLLGFITQMALVLMLGFILANTRPVRKTLRALSRVPKSALSSYVFVFLVAAIASLITWGLGLVVGGLLAREVAAQARERNVRVHFPLLVASGFAGFVIWHMGYSGSGPLTAATPDSFIAKQLGAPLPISETLFAPWNLIAIVATIVLVGLALYLVAPRGEDKIYELRTDAREKLLDIDDEVSTPADRVDASRLPTLLLGLMLLAYLVIHFAKGGTLTLDIVNWSFLCLILLLVRNPFELMALTRHSASNVGEILLQFPLYAGILGIMTGTGLIEVISEAMIAVSTPQTFGLLAFLSAGVVNFFVPSGGGQFAVQAPIMLTAAAQLGVDPSIPIMAVAYGDQWTNMIQPFWALPLLAIAGLKMRDILGYTTMVLIASGIVFAATMVFVSL, from the coding sequence ATGAGTGTGCCTTCAACCAAACGTGGCGGTACCGTCGCTTCCCGGGCAATGCGCCCGGTCAATAATCTCGTCGAAAAATTCATTCCGTCGGCATTGGTCTTCGCCATCGTGCTGACCTTCATTGTGGCGATTCTCGCGCTGCTGGCCACGGACTCCAATCCGGTGCTCATCGTGCAAAGCTGGGGTGATGGGCTGGCCGGGCTGCTGGGCTTCATCACCCAGATGGCCTTGGTTTTGATGCTGGGATTCATCCTGGCCAATACTCGCCCGGTGCGCAAAACGCTCCGTGCCCTGAGCCGGGTTCCCAAGAGCGCCCTATCCAGTTACGTCTTCGTTTTCCTGGTAGCGGCCATTGCCTCGCTGATCACGTGGGGACTTGGTCTCGTGGTGGGAGGACTGCTGGCCCGCGAAGTCGCGGCCCAGGCTCGTGAACGCAATGTGCGAGTCCACTTCCCGCTGCTCGTCGCCTCCGGATTCGCCGGGTTTGTCATTTGGCACATGGGCTATTCCGGTTCCGGGCCGCTTACTGCTGCAACCCCGGACTCGTTTATCGCCAAGCAGCTTGGTGCACCGCTGCCAATCTCTGAAACGCTCTTCGCCCCGTGGAACCTCATCGCGATCGTGGCAACCATCGTGTTGGTGGGTTTGGCCTTGTACCTCGTTGCGCCACGAGGCGAAGACAAAATCTACGAGCTGCGCACCGATGCGCGAGAAAAGCTGTTGGACATCGATGATGAAGTAAGCACCCCAGCCGATCGTGTGGATGCCAGCCGCCTGCCAACGCTACTGCTTGGACTGATGCTGCTGGCATATCTGGTCATCCATTTTGCCAAGGGCGGCACGCTCACCTTGGATATCGTGAATTGGTCTTTCCTCTGCCTGATCCTGCTCTTGGTGCGCAATCCCTTCGAATTGATGGCCCTGACAAGGCATTCGGCATCAAATGTTGGCGAGATTCTCCTGCAATTCCCGCTCTACGCGGGAATCCTCGGCATCATGACAGGAACTGGCCTCATTGAGGTGATCTCGGAAGCCATGATCGCAGTGTCGACCCCGCAAACATTTGGCCTTCTGGCCTTCTTGTCGGCCGGAGTGGTCAACTTCTTCGTTCCTTCCGGGGGCGGCCAGTTCGCGGTGCAGGCGCCGATCATGCTGACCGCCGCCGCGCAGCTGGGTGTTGATCCATCAATTCCCATCATGGCAGTCGCCTACGGGGATCAGTGGACGAACATGATCCAGCCGTTCTGGGCTTTGCCATTGCTGGCCATTGCGGGGTTGAAGATGCGCGACATCCTTGGCTACACCACCATGGTGCTGATCGCTTCAGGCATTGTTTTTGCCGCCACCATGGTTTTTGTGTCCTTGTAG
- a CDS encoding purine-nucleoside phosphorylase, giving the protein MSEQKSLLVFAHADEAVAFADVEHLVSGVGKINASVALAGAIADGNIKNVIVLGTAGVVGHAGEDRPSLDTIYQVTKLIQHDFPLPSADVDPTGEVLLHDYQVTMATGDVFVSDDQQRAHVQGLGASLVDMEGYAYASVCQRFNVPLQIFKIPSDYADDSASIDEWDEIAKQKSVQLREFYDKHLV; this is encoded by the coding sequence ATGTCGGAACAGAAGTCTTTGCTCGTCTTTGCGCACGCAGACGAAGCGGTTGCCTTCGCAGATGTCGAGCACCTGGTTTCAGGGGTCGGCAAGATCAATGCGTCGGTGGCTTTGGCAGGCGCGATTGCCGACGGAAATATCAAGAATGTCATCGTGCTCGGCACTGCTGGCGTGGTCGGCCACGCAGGAGAAGACCGCCCCAGCTTGGACACCATTTACCAGGTCACCAAGTTGATCCAGCACGATTTCCCGTTGCCATCTGCCGACGTGGATCCGACTGGCGAGGTCCTGCTTCATGATTACCAGGTCACCATGGCCACTGGCGATGTCTTCGTTTCGGATGACCAGCAGCGCGCCCACGTGCAGGGCCTCGGAGCATCATTGGTGGATATGGAAGGCTACGCCTACGCCAGCGTTTGCCAGCGCTTTAATGTGCCATTGCAGATCTTCAAGATCCCTTCTGACTATGCCGATGATTCGGCATCCATCGATGAGTGGGACGAAATCGCCAAGCAGAAGAGCGTTCAGTTGCGCGAGTTCTACGACAAGCACCTGGTCTGA
- a CDS encoding S-ribosylhomocysteine lyase, whose translation MSDIELAEVESFALDHTKVKAPYVRKIGVERGPKGDAITNYDIRFVQPNHGEIPTAGLHTIEHTMAGLLRTRIDGLIDFSPFGCRTGFHMILWGEPEPAEVAAAVKSSLEDIAERITWEDVPGTEAKSCGNYRDHSLHSAREWAKVILEQGISLDAFKRSRLA comes from the coding sequence ATGAGTGATATCGAACTTGCAGAAGTTGAAAGCTTTGCCTTAGACCACACCAAGGTCAAGGCACCTTATGTACGCAAGATTGGCGTGGAGCGTGGTCCGAAGGGCGATGCCATCACCAACTATGACATTCGTTTTGTGCAGCCTAACCATGGCGAAATCCCAACCGCTGGTTTGCACACCATCGAGCACACGATGGCTGGCCTGTTGCGCACCCGTATTGACGGCCTGATTGATTTCTCGCCATTTGGCTGCCGCACCGGCTTCCACATGATTTTGTGGGGCGAGCCAGAGCCTGCGGAGGTTGCCGCTGCAGTGAAAAGCTCCCTGGAGGACATCGCCGAGCGCATTACCTGGGAGGACGTCCCAGGCACCGAGGCAAAGAGCTGTGGCAACTACCGTGACCACTCCCTGCACTCGGCCCGCGAGTGGGCCAAGGTGATCTTGGAACAGGGAATTAGCCTTGACGCTTTTAAGCGTTCCAGGCTCGCCTAG